The following nucleotide sequence is from Podospora bellae-mahoneyi strain CBS 112042 chromosome 1 map unlocalized CBS112042p_1, whole genome shotgun sequence.
TATCGGCACTTAGTGGTGTTTGTTTGCAGTTATCTTAGCCGGGGGGTAGCATGGGTGCATCACGGttcgaaaaaagaaaagggggcttCGGGAGTGGTTTACTTAATACCAAAatttgggggagatgaggggggttgggggttgctgaGACAAGTATTCGGTGAAAAGTTATGGTTTTATTTCATGGCTGAACTTCATGGCTTCATATCATGGTACTTGGTGATTATTTTGAGAAATCGATTCAATGAAATCTTCAGAGACATCTGGAGCTAATTTATGCGCCGTGCCAGGTTCAGACGCGGGGTGTGTTGGGGAATTTCTCGTTTCATTGATCGCACTCATAGATACATACCTATCTATATTCAGAGACCGGCATTGATTCTGTTGGGCCAGTCTTATGTTGGTGTTGCGATGTCGGACAGGTGGGTAAACCAACAAGGCTCTGAAAGAGAAAGAGTCAGTGGTTGCCTTGCCCAGCCATGGGCGACCCTGATtggtgggtttgaggaggcgcAGAAGTGTCTAGAAGCAGTTCCATTCAAAACAAACGGCCCTGCAGGGCTGAAGAAATggatgtttcttttttttttaacacGTGAAGGCCTTTATCAAGACATGCTGATCCTTGACACAGGTGTCAGAAAGTGATTCTAGCATCGGTAAAACTTCAACACAGCATGACAGGTCAGAAGGGAGTTGTGTAAGGCAAGGGTGCTGACAGCAGAATCCAGAATCACAGTCTTCTTTGGACATGCTGTTTTGAAGGGGTCGGCTCTTGCTCCCTATCAGGCTGCCAGGCTGCAGATTGACGAGATGGTCAGTGCTCTCGTGTCTAGCGAGGGGCAGCCCCGCCTAGAAACGTGTGCACCGAGGTTTTTGACACTGGGCTACCCTCCTGAGAACACCGCAAAAGTGCGGGGCTCCATATGGGTTCAGAGTCTGGCCGCACAGTGCGGGGTCAGGACCATGGCAACAAGAACGTTCATCCACGTTGAGCGTCCACCGCTTATATGATGTAGAGCAAAGTAGAAACTGGTAGGGGTCTAGTCCAGAGTTTGGTTGCTGTCTGCTGTCTGCCCTGCATCAgctccccatcatcttcttccttttccaGTGACCGCTTCTCCTTGCCTTCCTCGATCACATCCTCGACAGAGACTAGTAGCTCGTTCGCAAATACCCAGGACAGTTTTTTGTGTGCTGTCTCGCAACCAACTCGTCTACATTCGACACACTCCTTTGCGTGCCGCTCGTCTCTGCCTAGCAGCCATACAACGACTTTGCTCGGTTCCGGCATCCCACAGCTCTTCAGGCTTGAAAGGTGCGGTTGTTGACTCGAGAGACAGAGTGTATTGCCCAATCGTTACAGCCTTTTTCTTCCACTGTCAGTCGTGTTTGCCGAACCAGAGAGGCAGAGAGACGTACGTGTCTGGCTGTTTGGCTGTTTTTGGAGCTCAAAGGAACTAACAGCGGCACTAAGACTTTGTAGTCCTAATCCGATAAGCCCCGTGGATCCACGACCCCCCGCTTGTGTTCCACGCAAACTTTAGTTGCGTCGAATACCAACTTTCTCCCTGTCAacactccctcctcctctcacctTCACACCAACCCGTTTTCCATCCCGGACACGGTATCCAGACAGCAACCATGGAAGGCTCTCCGGACATCAACACTGTCCTCACCAACTCGCTGAGCCCTGGTAAGTCTCTTGCtgccttcctcccctcttTGCAGGCGCGCTGCGGTCAACGTGAAATGACGTTGTGATCATCGTTGAATCTCCTCTGCCACCCACATGCTAACTGATTTTCCTTCCAGATGGCGCGCTCCGTAATGCCGCTGAGCAGCAGCTCATCCAGGCCGCCGAGCAAAACTTTGTACGTCTTTGCtggcctcgccctcctcagcccCTATTCTGGCGGTCTCGCTAACATGTTCTGTCCTTCAGTCACAATACCTCCTGACGCTCGTCCAAGCGTTGGCGAATGAAAATGCCGAAGGACATATTCGAGCCGCCGCCGGTATCGCTCTCAAGAACGCCTTCAGTGCCCGCGAGTTTGCCAGACAACAGTCTTTACAAGCGAAATGGCTGAACCAGACCGACCAAGAAACCAAGACCCGCGTCAAGCAGCTGGCTCTCGAGACGCTTTCCTCCACAAATGCCCAGGCCGGCCAGGCTTGCGCTCAGGTCGTCGCTGCCATCGCGGCGATCGAGCTGCCTCGTGACCAGTGGCCAGATCTTATGGCGTCTCTTGTCCGCAACGTCAGCGAAGGCAGCCCCCACCAGAAGCAGGCTTCCCTCACAACCATCGGGTTCATCTGCGAGAGCCAGGATCAGGATCTGAGGAACAGCTTGATTGCCCATTCGAACGCCATCTTGACGGCAGTAGTACAGGGTGCTCGCAAGGAGGAGACCAACCTCGAGGTCCGTCTCGCTGCCATCACCGCGTTGGGTGACTCCCTCGAATTTGTCGGAAACAATTTCAAGCACGAAGGCGAGCGCAACTACATCATGCAGGTTGTCTGCGAGGCCACCCAGGCCGAGGACTCTCGGATTCAGCAGGGTGCTTATGGCTGCCTGAACCGCATCATGGCTCTCTACTATGAGAACATGCGGTTCTACATGGAGAAGGCTCTGTTTGGTCTTACCATTCTGGGCATGAAgagcgatgacgaggatgttgCCAAGTTGGCGGTTGAGTTCTGGAGCACAGTatgcgaggaggagattgccaTTGAAGATGACAATGCCCAGGTCGAGAGCTCCGAGCAGATGCGCCCATTCTACAACTTCAGCCGCGTTGCCACCAACGAGGTCGTCCCTgttctcctcgccctcctcaccaagcaGGACGAGGACGCTTCAGACGACGAGTACAACATCTCGCGTGCCGCCTACCAGTGCTTGCAGCTCTATGCCCAGTCGGTTGGAGCTGCTATTGTCCCTCCAGTTATTGCGTTTGTCGAGGCCAACCTCCGCCACGACGACTGGCATTACCGTGATGCCGCCGTCTCTGCCTTTGGTGCTATCATGGACGGTCCGGAAGAAAAGACCTTGGAGGGGATTGTCAAGTCAGGAATGGGCCCTCTCATTGCCATGATGGATGATCCTTCCATCCACGTTAGGGATTCGACCGCTTATGCGCTCGGCCGTATCACCGAGACCTGCGCCGATGCCATTGACCCTACTCAGCACCTGGATGCTCTGATCCGCTCGCTCTTCAACGGTCTTATGAACACTCCCAAGATGGCcgcttcttgctgctgggcccTGATGAACATTGCCGAGAGATTTTCTGGTGACGGCGAGTCCTCTCAAAACCCCTTGACTCCTCACTTCAACCAGAGCGTCACAAACTTGCTTGCTGTCACCGGCAGAATGGACTGCGAGGCTTCCGTCAGGACTGCTGCCTATGAGGTTCTGAACACGTTCGTGCGCAACGCTGCCAGCGAGAGTCTCCAGGCTGTCGCCTCTCTTTCCACCGTTACCATCGAGCGATTGGAGGGCACCATCCCAATGCAGGCCCAGGTCGTCAGCATTGAAGACAAGATCATCCTCGAGGACATGCAGACCAGTCTCTGCACCGTCCTCCAGGCCATCATCGAGCGCCTGGACAAGGAGATCGCTCCTCAGGGTGACCGTATCATGCAGTGCCTGCTCCAGATTCTGAGCAGCGTCAACGGAAAGTCTAGTGTACCCGAGGGCGCTTTCACAACCATCAGCAGTCTTGCCAATGCGATGGAGGAGGACTTCGTCAAGTACATGGATGCCTTTTCTCCATTCCTTTACAATGCTCTTGGCAACCAAGAAGAGCCGGGTCTCTGCTCGATGGCTATTGGCCTCGTCAGCGACATCACACGGTCCATGGGCGAGCGCAGCCAGCCTTGGTGCGATAACTTCATGAACTACCTGCTGAACAACCTCAGGAGCACTGCTCTTGCGAACCAGTTCAAGCCTGCCATCCTCCAATGCTTTGGTGATATTGCTGGCGCTATTGGTGGCCACTTTGAGACATACCTCTCCGTCGTTGCGCAGGTATTGCAGCAAGCTGCTACCGTCACCGCCGGCGCCGAGGGCTCCTATGAAATGTTCGACTATGTTATCACCTTGAGAGAAGGCATTATGGATGCTTGGGGTGGCATCATCGGAGCCATGAAGTCTGGCAACAAGAGTATGTTGTGTCCCCTATTCTTGCATGAGAATGTAACTGACCCATTTCTTTTAGCCGCTGTCCTCGAGCCATATGTTCAGTCAATCTTTGAGATGCTGAACGTCATCGCCAACGATGCTAACCGCAGCGAAGCTTTGATGCGGTCTGCCATGGGTGTCATCGGGTAAGTTACAATTCATGGTCATTGTTCAAACGCGGCTCTTGCTAACAACTAACCAGTGATCTTGCCGATGCTTATCCTAACGGCCAGCTGGTTGAAGCCTTCCGTGCGGATTGGCTTACCGCCATGATCAAGGAGACGCGCCAGAACCGCGAGTTCCAGCCCCGCACCATTGAGACTGCTCGCTGGGCCCGCGAACAAGTCAAGCGTCAAATCGGCGGCGCTCAGGGCATGATGTCGCAAACATGAAGCAAAAAATAATCTTGGCCAGCAAGGAGCTGCCatatcctcccctcccttcctttgAGTGCTGAGACCCATCTGCGTCGACCCCAGTGGCACCCGACAGTCTGTTCAGCAGTAAAGTGGCcccgtcaacccccccccctttcccccgaCCCCCCTAAGCAGCGCAACCTCTGACGACACGGCACAACACAATTCCtaccacaccacacacatcaCATGGACGAGTACCGAGATGCACAGGCGGTGTATATAGATCCCATTGCACTATTAATTCGGACATCATACCCCTAGAAGACACTACACTATTTTACCGTATCTTTGCGACTGCTGGCACTGTTtcctccccttttttttttattttttttatcttgtttgtttgtgggaCGGCATAGAGCGATATCATGTACTTGTTCCATGTTTCCAACGGG
It contains:
- the kap95 gene encoding karyopherin Kap95 (BUSCO:EOG09260HMA; COG:U; COG:Y; EggNog:ENOG503NX6P) — protein: MEGSPDINTVLTNSLSPDGALRNAAEQQLIQAAEQNFSQYLLTLVQALANENAEGHIRAAAGIALKNAFSAREFARQQSLQAKWLNQTDQETKTRVKQLALETLSSTNAQAGQACAQVVAAIAAIELPRDQWPDLMASLVRNVSEGSPHQKQASLTTIGFICESQDQDLRNSLIAHSNAILTAVVQGARKEETNLEVRLAAITALGDSLEFVGNNFKHEGERNYIMQVVCEATQAEDSRIQQGAYGCLNRIMALYYENMRFYMEKALFGLTILGMKSDDEDVAKLAVEFWSTVCEEEIAIEDDNAQVESSEQMRPFYNFSRVATNEVVPVLLALLTKQDEDASDDEYNISRAAYQCLQLYAQSVGAAIVPPVIAFVEANLRHDDWHYRDAAVSAFGAIMDGPEEKTLEGIVKSGMGPLIAMMDDPSIHVRDSTAYALGRITETCADAIDPTQHLDALIRSLFNGLMNTPKMAASCCWALMNIAERFSGDGESSQNPLTPHFNQSVTNLLAVTGRMDCEASVRTAAYEVLNTFVRNAASESLQAVASLSTVTIERLEGTIPMQAQVVSIEDKIILEDMQTSLCTVLQAIIERLDKEIAPQGDRIMQCLLQILSSVNGKSSVPEGAFTTISSLANAMEEDFVKYMDAFSPFLYNALGNQEEPGLCSMAIGLVSDITRSMGERSQPWCDNFMNYLLNNLRSTALANQFKPAILQCFGDIAGAIGGHFETYLSVVAQVLQQAATVTAGAEGSYEMFDYVITLREGIMDAWGGIIGAMKSGNKTAVLEPYVQSIFEMLNVIANDANRSEALMRSAMGVIGDLADAYPNGQLVEAFRADWLTAMIKETRQNREFQPRTIETARWAREQVKRQIGGAQGMMSQT